In Polaribacter sp. Hel_I_88, the following proteins share a genomic window:
- the ffh gene encoding signal recognition particle protein gives MFNNLSEKLDKALHTLKGHGQITEINVAETLKEVRRALLDADVNFKIAKEFTKKVQTEALGQDVLTTLNPGQLMVKLVKDELTKLMGGETVGINLQGSPTVILMSGLQGSGKTTFSGKLANYLKTKKSKQVLLVGCDVYRPAAINQLQVVGEQIGVEVYAEVGNNNPVEISKNAIAHAKATGKNVVIIDTAGRLAVDQEMMTEISNIHKTVNPQETLFVVDSMTGQDAVNTAKAFNDILNFDGVVLTKLDGDTRGGAALSIKSVVDKPIKFIGTGEKMEAIDVFYPDRMADRILGMGDVISLVERAQDQYDEAEARKLQKKIAKNQFGFDDFLSQIQQIKKMGSMKDLMGMIPGAGKAMKDVDIDDDAFKGIEAIIHSMTPAERSTPSTINASRKKRIAKGSGTSITEVNQLMKQFNQMSKMMKMMQGGGGKKMMQMMKGMK, from the coding sequence ATGTTTAATAATTTAAGTGAAAAACTAGATAAAGCCTTACACACCTTAAAAGGTCATGGGCAAATTACAGAAATAAATGTTGCAGAAACTTTAAAAGAAGTTAGAAGAGCACTTTTAGATGCCGATGTTAACTTTAAAATTGCCAAAGAATTTACTAAAAAAGTACAAACTGAAGCTTTAGGACAAGATGTTTTAACAACTTTAAATCCTGGACAATTAATGGTTAAGTTGGTTAAAGACGAACTTACAAAATTAATGGGTGGTGAAACTGTTGGTATTAATTTACAAGGCTCACCAACTGTAATTTTAATGTCTGGTTTGCAAGGTTCTGGAAAAACTACTTTTTCTGGAAAACTAGCAAATTACTTAAAAACCAAAAAATCTAAACAAGTTCTTTTAGTAGGTTGTGATGTGTATAGACCTGCAGCAATTAACCAATTACAAGTTGTTGGAGAACAAATTGGTGTAGAAGTATATGCAGAAGTTGGCAACAATAACCCTGTAGAAATTTCTAAAAACGCCATTGCACACGCAAAAGCAACTGGCAAGAATGTTGTAATTATTGATACTGCTGGACGTTTAGCTGTAGATCAAGAAATGATGACAGAAATTTCTAACATTCATAAAACTGTAAATCCACAAGAAACTTTATTTGTGGTAGATTCTATGACTGGGCAAGATGCTGTAAACACTGCAAAAGCATTTAACGACATTTTAAATTTTGATGGTGTTGTACTTACAAAATTAGATGGAGATACAAGAGGTGGTGCTGCATTATCTATTAAATCTGTAGTTGATAAACCAATTAAGTTTATTGGAACTGGAGAAAAAATGGAAGCCATTGATGTTTTTTATCCAGATAGAATGGCTGACAGGATTTTGGGAATGGGAGATGTTATTTCTCTTGTGGAAAGAGCCCAAGATCAATATGATGAAGCAGAAGCAAGAAAATTACAGAAAAAAATTGCTAAAAATCAGTTTGGTTTCGACGACTTTTTAAGTCAGATTCAGCAAATCAAAAAGATGGGAAGCATGAAAGATTTAATGGGCATGATTCCAGGAGCAGGAAAAGCAATGAAAGATGTAGATATAGATGATGATGCTTTTAAAGGAATTGAAGCAATAATCCATTCTATGACTCCTGCAGAAAGAAGCACACCTTCAACAATAAATGCTAGCAGAAAAAAGAGAATTGCAAAAGGCTCTGGAACTTCAATTACAGAAGTAAACCAGTTGATGAAGCAATTCAACCAAATGAGTAAAATGATGAAAATGATGCAAGGTGGAGGAGGCAAAAAGATGATGCAAATGATGAAAGGGATGAAGTAA
- a CDS encoding YitT family protein produces the protein MEYKKTSDHFFEYFQVLIGIFLTSLGLKAFLLPNGFLDGGVTGIALLVKTQVDINMSYLLVIISIPFLILGYFTVSKRIVIKSVISILGVALFIHFENFQTITNDKLLISIFGGLLVGSGIGIAIRNGSVLDGSEILGVFINDKFGISIGRVILVFNIILFSITAFVISIEIALYSILTYIIAAKVTDTVIEGFEDFIGITIVSKKYDLIKVAILEELGVGLTVYKGSSGFGSKGHAEDFDIIHTIINRIDIKKMYSTISDIDKEAFIVEFDVNNVKGGVLRHYLNKKKNAKFLDLKSSVLNEEK, from the coding sequence ATGGAATATAAAAAGACCAGTGATCACTTTTTTGAATATTTTCAAGTACTAATTGGAATCTTTTTAACTAGTTTAGGTTTAAAAGCTTTTTTATTACCCAATGGTTTTTTAGATGGTGGAGTTACAGGAATTGCGCTGTTGGTTAAAACTCAAGTAGATATTAACATGTCTTATTTACTGGTTATTATAAGTATTCCATTTTTAATATTAGGCTATTTTACAGTATCTAAAAGAATAGTTATCAAATCTGTTATTAGTATTCTTGGTGTAGCTTTATTTATTCATTTCGAAAACTTTCAAACCATTACCAATGACAAATTACTAATCTCCATCTTTGGAGGATTATTAGTTGGCTCTGGAATTGGTATTGCTATTAGAAACGGTTCTGTTTTAGACGGTTCAGAAATTCTTGGAGTTTTTATTAACGATAAATTCGGAATAAGTATTGGACGTGTTATTTTAGTTTTTAACATTATATTATTCTCTATTACAGCTTTTGTAATTTCTATTGAAATAGCACTCTACTCTATTTTAACTTATATTATCGCTGCAAAAGTTACAGATACAGTTATAGAAGGTTTTGAAGATTTTATTGGTATTACCATCGTTTCTAAAAAATACGATTTAATTAAAGTTGCAATTTTAGAAGAATTAGGCGTTGGTTTAACTGTTTATAAAGGGAGTTCTGGTTTTGGTAGTAAAGGTCATGCAGAAGACTTTGATATTATTCATACTATTATTAATAGAATTGATATCAAAAAAATGTACTCAACTATAAGCGATATAGACAAAGAAGCTTTTATTGTAGAATTTGATGTAAATAATGTAAAAGGTGGTGTTTTAAGACATTATTTAAATAAAAAGAAAAATGCAAAATTTTTAGACTTGAAATCTTCAGTTTTAAACGAAGAAAAATAA
- a CDS encoding RNA-binding S4 domain-containing protein, which translates to MRIDRYLWCIRFFKTRSIATTACKKGQVKIDGTNLKPSKDIFGGELIVVRKNQINYQIKVLDLPPSRVGAKLVDIYRKDLTPKEEFEKNELLKYSKDYYRKKGAGRPTKKDRRDIEDFTEDPFEDTTENL; encoded by the coding sequence ATGAGAATAGACAGATACTTATGGTGCATTCGTTTTTTTAAAACAAGAAGCATCGCTACAACCGCTTGTAAAAAAGGGCAAGTTAAAATTGATGGTACAAATTTAAAACCTTCTAAAGATATTTTTGGAGGCGAATTGATTGTTGTCAGAAAAAATCAAATTAACTATCAAATAAAAGTTTTAGATTTACCACCAAGCAGAGTTGGTGCAAAATTGGTTGATATTTACAGAAAAGATCTTACACCAAAAGAAGAATTTGAAAAGAACGAACTTTTAAAATACTCTAAAGACTATTATCGCAAAAAAGGAGCAGGAAGACCAACCAAAAAAGATCGTAGAGACATAGAAGATTTTACAGAAGACCCTTTTGAAGATACCACAGAAAACTTATGA
- a CDS encoding DinB family protein, whose translation MDKIEIADLLEEKHKDLFLWINNQPIEIWEKGPKDKWTAGQHIQHLVDSLQLLNNALSYPRFFLKYKFGLANRPSRDYKTVAKRYDDKLEENQDRATKFNQNLKKPTLKGREHLLTRLQIQQKKLQYKTKKISEKNLDTLVIPHPLMGKMTVREIIMWTAHHTEHHTETLKLLY comes from the coding sequence ATGGATAAAATTGAAATTGCAGATTTATTAGAAGAAAAACATAAAGATTTGTTTTTATGGATCAACAATCAGCCTATAGAAATTTGGGAAAAAGGCCCAAAAGATAAATGGACAGCAGGTCAACATATTCAACATTTGGTTGATAGTTTGCAATTGTTAAATAACGCGTTAAGTTACCCAAGGTTCTTTTTAAAATATAAATTTGGTTTGGCAAACAGACCTTCTAGAGACTATAAAACTGTGGCAAAAAGGTATGATGACAAATTGGAAGAAAATCAAGATAGAGCTACAAAATTTAATCAAAATTTAAAAAAACCAACGTTAAAAGGAAGAGAACATTTATTAACAAGGTTGCAAATTCAGCAGAAAAAATTGCAATATAAAACTAAAAAAATAAGTGAGAAAAATTTAGACACGTTGGTAATTCCTCATCCATTAATGGGAAAAATGACTGTGAGAGAAATTATTATGTGGACAGCTCATCATACAGAACATCATACAGAAACCTTAAAATTATTATATTAA
- the sucD gene encoding succinate--CoA ligase subunit alpha, with translation MSVLVNKNSKIIVQGFTGSEGTFHAGQMIDYGTNVVGGVTPGKGGQEHLGKPVFNTVAESVEKAGADTSIIFVPPAFAADAIMEAADAGIKVIICITEGIPTADMVKVKAYIADKDTRLVGPNCPGVITPDEAKVGIMPGFIFKKGKVGIVSKSGTLTYEAADQVVKQGFGITTAIGIGGDPIIGTTTKEAVEMLMNDPETEAIVMIGEIGGNLEAEAAQWIKADGNRKPVVGFIAGQTAPAGRTMGHAGAIVGGADDTAQAKMKILAENGIHVVSSPAKIGEMVASVLK, from the coding sequence ATGAGTGTTTTAGTAAATAAGAATTCAAAAATTATTGTACAAGGTTTTACAGGTAGTGAAGGAACTTTTCATGCTGGTCAAATGATTGATTATGGAACAAACGTTGTTGGAGGTGTAACTCCAGGAAAAGGTGGTCAAGAGCATTTAGGCAAACCAGTTTTTAATACAGTTGCAGAATCTGTAGAAAAAGCAGGGGCAGATACTTCTATTATTTTTGTTCCTCCAGCTTTTGCTGCAGATGCAATTATGGAAGCTGCAGATGCAGGTATCAAAGTAATTATTTGTATTACAGAAGGAATTCCTACTGCAGATATGGTAAAAGTTAAAGCTTATATTGCAGATAAAGATACAAGATTGGTTGGGCCAAATTGTCCAGGCGTAATTACGCCAGATGAAGCTAAAGTTGGTATTATGCCAGGGTTTATTTTCAAAAAAGGAAAAGTTGGTATCGTTTCTAAATCAGGAACTTTAACTTATGAAGCTGCTGATCAAGTTGTAAAACAAGGTTTTGGAATTACAACTGCAATCGGAATTGGTGGAGATCCAATTATTGGAACAACTACAAAAGAAGCTGTAGAAATGCTAATGAACGATCCAGAAACTGAAGCAATTGTAATGATTGGTGAAATTGGAGGAAACTTAGAAGCAGAAGCTGCACAATGGATTAAAGCTGATGGAAACAGAAAACCAGTTGTAGGTTTTATTGCTGGGCAAACTGCACCTGCAGGAAGAACAATGGGTCATGCTGGAGCAATTGTTGGTGGAGCAGATGATACTGCACAAGCAAAAATGAAAATTTTAGCAGAAAATGGAATTCACGTTGTAAGTTCGCCAGCAAAAATTGGAGAAATGGTAGCAAGCGTTCTTAAATAA
- a CDS encoding prohibitin family protein, producing MANNQMDFNFPKGGVFFIIIAIAVIILFSKSTVTIGPGEGGVIFETLGDGINTEKSYGEGFHIVAPWNRMIVRKVRQQSISDEMNVLSVNGLEVKVNGTIWYEPEFENLGSLIKTKGEDYERELLDPAVNAAARSVVGRYTPEQLYSSKRDVIEQEILDEVQLVLKDQYLTVKRVLVEDVKLPSTIRIAIETKLKQEQESLEYEFRLSKAKKEAERQKIDAEGKAIANKILSESLTDKILQEKGIEATIQLSKSPNSKVVVIGSGKSGMPIILGNQ from the coding sequence ATGGCAAATAACCAAATGGATTTTAACTTCCCAAAAGGTGGAGTTTTCTTTATTATTATAGCAATTGCAGTGATTATCTTATTCTCAAAATCTACAGTAACTATTGGTCCTGGAGAAGGAGGTGTAATTTTTGAAACTTTGGGTGATGGTATCAATACAGAGAAATCTTATGGAGAAGGTTTTCATATTGTAGCACCTTGGAATAGAATGATTGTAAGAAAAGTGCGTCAGCAATCTATTTCAGATGAAATGAATGTACTTTCTGTAAACGGATTAGAGGTAAAAGTAAATGGAACGATTTGGTACGAACCAGAATTTGAAAATCTAGGAAGTTTAATTAAAACAAAAGGTGAAGATTATGAGCGCGAATTGTTAGATCCTGCAGTAAATGCAGCTGCAAGAAGTGTTGTAGGACGTTATACGCCAGAGCAATTATATTCTAGCAAAAGAGATGTTATTGAGCAAGAAATTTTAGATGAAGTTCAGTTGGTTTTAAAAGATCAGTATTTAACTGTAAAAAGGGTTTTGGTAGAAGATGTTAAATTACCAAGTACTATTAGAATTGCAATTGAAACGAAATTAAAGCAAGAGCAAGAGTCTTTAGAATATGAGTTTAGATTATCTAAAGCAAAAAAAGAGGCTGAAAGACAAAAAATTGATGCAGAAGGAAAAGCGATTGCAAACAAGATTTTAAGTGAGTCTTTAACCGACAAGATTTTACAAGAAAAAGGAATTGAAGCTACAATTCAACTTTCTAAATCGCCAAATAGCAAAGTAGTTGTTATTGGTTCTGGTAAATCAGGAATGCCAATTATACTTGGAAATCAGTAA
- a CDS encoding phospholipase D family protein, with protein MAKFLNTRKAVSEIEDLIKEADQKLILISPYLKLSKDFKELLTYRNSKDKITTVIFGKQELNPKEMKFLQSLRFVILKYNEDLHAKCYLNDNKMIITSLNLYEFSMNNNKEMGVLIDLNDESDKELFEDALKEIDFIDQTSERFEFTSIPEELKSSNSEQKKQSNIEISNNNKLLTTKELSKLTGISSRKVNKWFSENKLMFKKDDNWIITKSGKEIGGIEKEGQYGRFIIWPENLAQKITK; from the coding sequence ATGGCTAAATTTTTAAATACAAGAAAAGCAGTATCAGAAATAGAAGACTTAATTAAAGAAGCTGATCAAAAGTTAATTTTGATTTCACCATATTTAAAATTATCAAAAGATTTTAAAGAGTTACTAACATATCGAAATAGTAAAGATAAAATAACAACAGTCATTTTTGGAAAGCAAGAGCTTAACCCTAAAGAAATGAAGTTCTTACAAAGTTTAAGATTTGTCATTTTAAAATATAATGAAGATTTACATGCTAAATGTTATTTGAATGATAACAAAATGATAATTACTTCTCTCAATTTGTATGAGTTTTCAATGAATAACAACAAAGAAATGGGGGTTTTAATCGACTTAAATGACGAATCTGACAAAGAATTATTTGAAGATGCTCTTAAAGAGATAGATTTTATAGATCAGACTAGTGAAAGATTTGAATTTACTTCAATTCCAGAGGAATTAAAAAGTTCAAATTCTGAACAAAAAAAACAATCAAATATAGAAATTTCTAATAATAATAAACTTTTAACAACAAAAGAGTTATCAAAATTAACGGGCATAAGTAGTAGAAAAGTTAATAAGTGGTTTTCAGAAAATAAATTAATGTTTAAAAAAGATGATAATTGGATAATAACTAAAAGTGGAAAAGAAATAGGAGGAATTGAAAAAGAAGGACAATATGGTAGATTTATTATTTGGCCTGAAAATTTAGCTCAAAAAATCACGAAATAA
- a CDS encoding FKBP-type peptidyl-prolyl cis-trans isomerase → MNKIKNIFAIVFIATIIYACGDDNFGVNNPFADIDHKALALSDNDSLVKFLKNHYYDLDVDSVKPLVTGKTPIFEDNKLETMSVTENEIDYKLYVYVAKEGNSGADPDKGKPTSVDSVFVKYSGRTMSGSTFSEFNFDSNTTGTWFNLLSVIKGWSYGYTNLKGGELKKDPATGGVFNGPITYLNGGKGVLFIPSGLAYPSSNVQNYTNNLVDTNLLFYIDLLTFVEDTDHDNDGIPTIDEDLDNDGNVNNDDTDGDGFPNYFDVDDDGDGVLTKDEDANNDGDPTNDFSDPNNPTLPDYLNPAIK, encoded by the coding sequence ATGAATAAAATAAAAAACATATTTGCAATTGTATTTATAGCAACCATTATCTATGCTTGTGGAGATGATAACTTTGGGGTGAACAATCCGTTTGCTGATATAGATCATAAAGCTTTAGCGTTATCAGATAATGATTCTTTGGTAAAGTTTTTAAAGAACCATTATTATGATTTAGATGTAGATTCTGTAAAACCACTTGTTACTGGTAAAACTCCTATTTTTGAGGATAATAAACTAGAAACAATGTCTGTTACAGAAAATGAGATTGATTATAAATTGTATGTTTATGTTGCTAAGGAAGGAAATTCTGGTGCAGATCCTGATAAAGGAAAACCTACTTCTGTAGATTCTGTTTTTGTAAAATATTCAGGAAGAACAATGTCTGGTTCAACTTTTAGTGAGTTTAATTTTGATAGTAATACAACTGGAACATGGTTTAATCTTTTATCTGTAATTAAAGGTTGGTCTTATGGTTATACGAACTTAAAAGGAGGTGAATTAAAAAAAGATCCAGCAACTGGAGGAGTTTTTAATGGCCCTATTACCTATTTAAATGGGGGTAAAGGAGTGTTATTTATTCCTTCAGGATTGGCATATCCATCTTCTAATGTTCAAAATTATACCAATAATTTAGTCGATACAAATTTATTATTTTATATAGATTTGTTAACTTTTGTTGAGGATACAGATCATGATAATGATGGAATACCTACAATTGATGAAGACTTAGATAATGATGGCAATGTTAATAATGATGATACTGATGGAGATGGTTTTCCTAATTATTTTGATGTAGATGATGATGGAGATGGAGTTTTAACAAAAGATGAAGATGCTAATAATGATGGAGATCCAACAAACGATTTTAGTGATCCAAACAACCCAACATTACCAGATTATTTAAATCCGGCTATTAAATAA
- a CDS encoding shikimate kinase, whose amino-acid sequence MKIVLLGYMASGKSSIGKKLSKRLTMNFIDLDDYIIQKEEATIAEIFKQKGEIYFRNIESKYLKEILFKEEDFILSLGGGTPCYANNMNLINEKATTSIYLQGNVPTMVKRLIQKKAKRPIIASLEDDKIPEFVAKHLFERRFFYEQAKMTIKIDDKTKKEIAKELAILLN is encoded by the coding sequence ATGAAAATTGTGTTGTTGGGCTATATGGCCTCAGGAAAATCTAGCATTGGTAAAAAACTATCTAAACGTTTGACAATGAATTTTATAGATTTAGACGACTATATTATTCAAAAAGAAGAAGCAACAATTGCCGAAATTTTTAAACAAAAAGGAGAAATTTATTTTAGAAATATAGAAAGTAAATATTTAAAAGAAATCTTGTTTAAAGAAGAAGATTTTATACTTTCTTTAGGAGGTGGCACTCCTTGTTATGCAAATAACATGAATCTTATTAATGAAAAGGCAACAACATCTATCTATTTACAAGGTAATGTTCCTACAATGGTAAAAAGATTGATTCAAAAGAAAGCAAAAAGACCTATAATTGCTTCTTTAGAAGATGATAAAATTCCTGAATTTGTTGCAAAACACCTTTTTGAAAGACGTTTTTTTTACGAACAAGCAAAAATGACAATCAAAATTGATGATAAAACAAAAAAAGAAATCGCAAAAGAGTTAGCTATATTGTTAAACTAA
- a CDS encoding phosphoribosyltransferase domain-containing protein has protein sequence MKTENNIILDTLQINQKIKRIAYQIYENNTNEKEVIIAGIVGNGFVFAEKLVAALQEISTLRVVICEVNINKKKPLEAVSTSLAVGDYKNKSLVLVDDVLNSGTTLIYGVKHFLEVPLKRFKTAVLVNRNHKKYPVKADFKGVSLSTSIKEHVQVTFSEKESSAYLV, from the coding sequence ATGAAAACAGAAAACAATATTATATTAGATACCCTTCAAATTAATCAAAAAATTAAAAGAATTGCGTATCAAATTTACGAAAACAACACCAACGAAAAAGAGGTTATTATTGCTGGTATTGTTGGTAATGGATTTGTTTTTGCTGAAAAATTAGTGGCTGCTTTACAAGAAATTTCTACTTTAAGAGTAGTTATTTGTGAAGTAAACATCAACAAGAAAAAGCCTTTAGAAGCTGTTTCTACTTCTTTGGCTGTTGGCGATTACAAAAATAAATCATTAGTTTTGGTTGATGACGTTTTAAATTCTGGTACAACTTTAATTTATGGGGTAAAACACTTTTTAGAAGTACCTTTAAAGCGATTTAAAACTGCTGTTTTAGTTAATAGAAATCATAAAAAATATCCTGTAAAAGCAGATTTTAAAGGTGTTTCTTTATCAACTTCTATCAAAGAACACGTTCAGGTTACTTTTTCAGAAAAGGAATCAAGTGCCTACTTAGTTTAA
- a CDS encoding carboxypeptidase-like regulatory domain-containing protein, which produces MQRNLFILCLFLSLSAFSQKDSIPNTMLKGQIIHAIDDSVLSAAHVLNLNTVQGTITNDKGYFELATKVNDTILVSYLGYSSIKIKITNDLLKADNELEIALYEKPEEVKEVIIKSTKLIGVLEIDVKQVPKDRFTRIHINGLPQTYEVGKPNKKDFSSPVAALFQPVDFLYNLFGKKPKQLKKLQKLKKEDDLRKMLAGKFDREVMMEYLQMDSQELSELLIDCNYSEYFIKKASDLQMIEAVLSCYENYKALKKGSIQRDKIPSKN; this is translated from the coding sequence ATGCAAAGAAACCTGTTTATTTTGTGCTTATTCTTAAGTTTAAGTGCCTTTTCTCAAAAAGATAGTATTCCAAACACAATGCTAAAAGGTCAAATTATACATGCTATTGATGATAGTGTTTTAAGTGCAGCACATGTTTTAAACTTAAATACTGTTCAAGGTACAATTACTAATGATAAAGGTTATTTTGAATTAGCCACTAAAGTAAATGACACGATTTTAGTGTCTTATTTAGGATACTCATCAATTAAAATAAAAATTACCAACGATTTATTAAAAGCAGACAATGAGTTAGAGATTGCTTTGTATGAAAAACCCGAAGAAGTTAAAGAAGTTATTATAAAATCGACCAAATTAATTGGTGTTTTAGAAATTGATGTAAAACAAGTACCTAAAGACAGGTTTACAAGAATTCATATTAATGGACTGCCACAAACCTATGAAGTTGGAAAACCAAACAAAAAAGATTTCTCTTCTCCTGTTGCTGCACTCTTTCAACCTGTAGATTTCTTATATAATCTTTTTGGTAAAAAACCAAAACAACTAAAAAAGTTACAAAAACTAAAAAAAGAAGACGATTTACGTAAAATGTTAGCTGGTAAATTTGATAGAGAAGTAATGATGGAGTACCTACAAATGGACAGCCAAGAGTTATCTGAACTTTTAATTGATTGTAATTATTCTGAATATTTTATTAAAAAAGCATCTGATCTGCAAATGATTGAAGCTGTCTTATCTTGTTACGAAAATTACAAAGCATTAAAAAAAGGAAGTATTCAACGTGATAAAATTCCTTCTAAAAACTAA
- the fabG gene encoding 3-oxoacyl-[acyl-carrier-protein] reductase: MKLLENKSAIITGATRGIGRGIAVEFAKQGANVAFTYSSSVEAANELETELKAFGVFAKGYQSNAANFDAAQELAKEVLAEFGTIDILVNNAGITKDNLLMRISEDDFDKVIEVNLKSVFNLTKAVIRPMMKQRAGSIINMSSVVGLKGNAGQTNYAASKAGIVGFSKSVALELGSRNVRSNVIAPGFIETEMTDNLDEKVVQGWRDSIPLKRGGSPQDIANACVFLASDMSSYITGQTLSVDGGMLT; this comes from the coding sequence ATGAAATTACTAGAAAACAAATCAGCAATAATTACTGGAGCAACAAGAGGAATTGGTAGAGGAATTGCTGTAGAATTTGCAAAACAAGGTGCAAATGTAGCTTTTACCTATAGTTCATCAGTAGAAGCAGCAAACGAATTGGAAACAGAATTAAAAGCATTTGGAGTTTTTGCAAAAGGATATCAATCGAATGCAGCAAATTTTGATGCTGCTCAAGAATTAGCAAAAGAAGTTTTAGCTGAATTTGGTACAATCGATATTTTAGTAAACAATGCTGGAATTACAAAAGACAACTTATTAATGCGAATTTCTGAAGATGATTTCGATAAAGTAATTGAAGTAAACTTAAAATCAGTTTTTAACTTAACAAAAGCTGTGATAAGACCAATGATGAAACAAAGAGCAGGTTCTATTATAAATATGAGTTCTGTTGTTGGTTTAAAAGGAAATGCTGGGCAAACTAATTATGCAGCATCAAAAGCGGGTATTGTTGGGTTTTCTAAATCTGTGGCTTTAGAATTAGGTTCAAGAAACGTACGAAGTAATGTTATTGCTCCAGGTTTTATTGAAACTGAAATGACAGATAATTTAGATGAAAAAGTGGTACAAGGTTGGCGAGATTCAATTCCATTAAAAAGAGGAGGAAGTCCACAAGATATTGCCAATGCTTGTGTGTTTTTAGCTTCGGATATGAGTAGCTATATTACAGGCCAAACCTTATCTGTAGACGGTGGAATGCTAACTTAA
- the folD gene encoding bifunctional methylenetetrahydrofolate dehydrogenase/methenyltetrahydrofolate cyclohydrolase FolD produces MTILDGKKTAADIKEEIALEVHELKNNGQDSPHLAAIIVGNNGASITYVNAKVKACERVGFESTLIRLPEDITEEELLNEIAVLNVDNDIDGFIVQLPLPSHIDEQKVIMAIDPNKDVDGFHPTNVGKMALNLPTFISATPFGILELLDRYNVETSGKHVVVLGRSHIVGSPMSILLSQKRKVGNATVTMCHSRTKNLKEITLQADIIVAAIGIPEFLKADMVKDNVTVIDVGITRLADSSKKNGYRLAGDVAFEEVAKKAAFITPVPGGVGPMTIAMLLKNTLLACKRRN; encoded by the coding sequence ATGACAATTTTAGACGGAAAAAAAACAGCAGCAGACATTAAAGAAGAAATTGCTTTAGAGGTTCATGAATTAAAAAATAATGGACAAGACTCTCCACATCTTGCTGCCATAATTGTTGGGAATAATGGCGCTAGTATCACTTACGTAAATGCAAAAGTAAAAGCTTGCGAACGTGTTGGTTTTGAATCAACATTAATAAGACTTCCTGAAGATATTACAGAAGAAGAACTACTAAATGAAATTGCAGTTTTAAATGTTGATAATGATATTGATGGTTTTATAGTTCAATTGCCTTTACCAAGTCATATAGATGAACAAAAAGTAATCATGGCAATTGATCCTAATAAAGATGTTGATGGTTTTCATCCAACAAATGTTGGTAAAATGGCTTTAAACTTACCTACTTTTATTTCTGCAACTCCTTTTGGTATTTTAGAATTATTGGATAGATATAATGTTGAAACCTCAGGAAAACACGTAGTTGTTTTAGGAAGAAGTCATATTGTTGGTAGCCCAATGAGTATTTTACTGTCACAAAAAAGAAAGGTTGGAAATGCAACTGTAACTATGTGCCATAGTAGAACTAAAAATTTGAAAGAAATCACTTTGCAGGCAGATATTATAGTTGCTGCCATTGGAATTCCTGAATTTTTGAAAGCAGATATGGTGAAAGACAATGTAACAGTTATTGATGTTGGAATTACAAGATTGGCAGATTCTAGCAAAAAAAATGGCTATAGATTAGCTGGTGATGTTGCCTTTGAAGAAGTTGCCAAAAAAGCTGCATTTATTACACCAGTTCCTGGAGGAGTTGGCCCAATGACAATTGCTATGCTACTAAAAAACACATTATTGGCTTGTAAAAGAAGGAATTAA